One genomic segment of Terrihabitans soli includes these proteins:
- a CDS encoding sugar MFS transporter, whose protein sequence is MAKSAKAKAAKKSTGASVAAPALVALIVGLFFMWGGATSLNDILIPKLKALFSLTYAEVMLTQFAFFMAYLFVSIPAGTLIARIGYLKGLVAGLVVMAAGALLFWPAANSGFYWPLLVALFVLAGGITILQVAANPLIAGLGDPNTASSRLTFAQAFNSLGTTIWPFIGAQLLLGTAAAIDPATVPADQLPALRAAEGQVIGTIYVAIAAVLLIIAAIFWWQRNAVPSAKPDEYGFWDSINLLKRPRVLFGCIGIFTYVGAEVSIGSVMVNYLEQPAVLGVSAQTAGELIAFYWGGAMVGRFVGSYLLRVVAPGLLLAIFACGAAALVLISMATTGHISGYALIGVGLCNSIMFPTIFSLGLDGLGEKTPEGSGLLCMAIVGGAIVPLITGTVADASTIAAALIVPVICYGVIAAFGLYAKTHAVR, encoded by the coding sequence ATGGCCAAAAGCGCAAAAGCAAAAGCGGCGAAAAAGTCGACGGGTGCATCGGTGGCGGCGCCCGCCCTTGTCGCGCTCATTGTCGGCCTCTTCTTCATGTGGGGCGGGGCCACCAGCCTCAACGACATTCTGATCCCCAAACTCAAGGCGCTGTTCTCGCTCACTTATGCGGAAGTGATGCTGACGCAGTTTGCCTTCTTCATGGCCTATCTCTTCGTCTCCATCCCCGCGGGTACACTGATCGCGCGCATCGGCTATCTGAAGGGCCTTGTCGCGGGGCTTGTTGTCATGGCAGCGGGCGCGCTGCTGTTCTGGCCGGCCGCCAATTCCGGCTTTTACTGGCCGTTGCTCGTTGCGCTCTTCGTGCTTGCCGGCGGCATCACCATTTTGCAGGTCGCGGCCAATCCGCTGATTGCGGGTCTCGGCGATCCGAACACCGCGAGCTCACGTCTCACCTTTGCGCAGGCCTTCAACTCGCTTGGCACGACGATCTGGCCGTTTATCGGCGCCCAGCTTCTGCTCGGCACCGCCGCCGCCATCGATCCCGCGACTGTTCCGGCCGATCAGCTTCCGGCGCTCCGCGCGGCGGAAGGGCAGGTCATCGGCACGATCTATGTCGCAATTGCTGCTGTGCTGCTCATCATCGCCGCGATCTTCTGGTGGCAGCGCAACGCGGTGCCGAGCGCAAAGCCGGATGAATACGGCTTCTGGGATTCGATCAATCTTCTGAAGCGTCCGCGCGTTCTCTTCGGCTGCATCGGCATTTTCACTTATGTCGGCGCGGAAGTGTCGATCGGCAGCGTCATGGTCAACTATCTCGAACAGCCGGCGGTGCTCGGCGTCTCCGCGCAGACGGCGGGCGAACTCATTGCCTTCTACTGGGGCGGCGCGATGGTCGGCCGCTTCGTCGGTTCGTATCTCCTGCGCGTTGTCGCGCCCGGCCTTCTGCTGGCGATCTTCGCCTGCGGTGCAGCCGCGCTCGTTCTGATCTCGATGGCGACGACCGGTCATATTTCCGGTTACGCGCTGATCGGTGTCGGCCTTTGCAATTCGATCATGTTCCCGACCATCTTCTCGCTCGGCCTCGACGGTCTCGGCGAAAAGACGCCGGAAGGCTCAGGCCTGCTCTGCATGGCGATTGTCGGCGGCGCCATCGTGCCGCTCATCACCGGCACCGTCGCCGATGCTTCGACAATTGCCGCGGCGCTCATCGTTCCGGTGATCTGCTACGGCGTCATCGCGGCATTCGGGCTTTACGCCAAGACGCATGCGGTGAGGTGA
- a CDS encoding M3 family metallopeptidase, producing the protein MQDQTNPLLSAWTAPFGTPPFEQIKSEHYRPAYEAALAEHVKEIDAIAGSSEAPSFANTIEAMEKGGTLLERVSGVFDNLAGSHTSDAIEEIERELAPVIARHFSAISLNEKLFQRVKAVYDARETLQLTPEQKRVLERYYTNFVRSGGGLPDAKKTRLGDINERLATLSTQFGQNVLADEREWKLVLEAPEDLAGLTEADIEAAAKAAEDRDLPGKHVITLSRSSIDPFLQNSTRRDLREKAFAAWTARGEHAGGSDNRPLVAEMIELRAERAKLLGFETFAHFKLDDVMAKTPDAVRSLLEKVWIPAKARAHQELTDLQTLAAERGDNIEIAPWDWRFYTEKVRAARFSIDDEEVKPYFQLDLMIEAAFDCATRLFGLTFSERTDIPIYHPDVRTWEVKDASGKHIGIFLGDYFARSSKHSGAWMSAFRSQEKLRADIRPIIVNVMNFSKPPEGKPALLTMDDARTLFHEFGHGLHGLLSDVTYPLISGTSVARDFVELPSQLYEHWLEEPEVLRRFAVHAATGKPIPESLLDKLLAARRFSQGFATVEYTSSALVDLEFHLLKDAKGLDPIRFEKDVLARIGMPKEITMRHRTPHFQHIFSGGYSAGYYSYLWSEVLDADAFAAFKEKGDIFDKETAKKLRDFIYAAGGRQDPHEAYRAFRGHDPSPEALLKKRGLDTALTDAEV; encoded by the coding sequence ATGCAAGATCAGACCAACCCCCTTCTTTCCGCTTGGACTGCCCCTTTTGGGACGCCGCCTTTTGAACAGATCAAATCTGAGCATTACCGCCCTGCCTATGAGGCGGCGCTCGCGGAGCATGTGAAGGAGATCGATGCCATCGCAGGTTCAAGCGAGGCGCCGAGTTTTGCCAATACGATCGAGGCCATGGAAAAAGGCGGCACGCTGCTCGAACGGGTATCCGGCGTGTTCGACAATCTCGCCGGCTCCCATACGAGCGATGCCATCGAGGAGATCGAGCGCGAGCTTGCGCCGGTCATCGCGCGCCATTTCAGCGCGATCTCGCTCAATGAAAAACTCTTCCAGCGTGTCAAAGCCGTCTACGATGCGCGCGAGACGCTGCAGCTGACGCCCGAACAAAAGCGCGTGCTGGAGCGCTATTACACAAACTTCGTGCGCTCGGGCGGCGGCCTGCCCGACGCGAAGAAAACGCGCCTCGGCGACATCAACGAACGTCTTGCAACGCTGTCCACCCAGTTCGGCCAGAACGTTCTGGCCGACGAACGCGAATGGAAGCTCGTGCTGGAGGCCCCCGAGGACCTTGCGGGCCTGACCGAGGCGGATATCGAAGCCGCGGCAAAGGCCGCGGAGGACCGCGATCTTCCCGGCAAGCATGTGATCACGCTGTCGCGCTCTTCGATTGATCCCTTCCTGCAGAATTCGACGCGGCGCGATCTGCGCGAAAAGGCCTTTGCGGCCTGGACCGCGCGCGGCGAACATGCGGGCGGCAGCGATAACCGTCCGCTGGTCGCCGAGATGATTGAGCTGCGCGCCGAACGCGCAAAGCTTCTGGGCTTTGAGACCTTCGCGCATTTCAAGCTCGACGATGTCATGGCGAAAACGCCGGACGCCGTGCGCTCTTTGCTCGAAAAGGTCTGGATACCCGCCAAAGCGCGGGCGCATCAGGAACTGACCGATCTTCAGACGCTCGCCGCCGAACGCGGCGACAATATCGAGATCGCACCCTGGGACTGGCGCTTTTATACCGAGAAGGTCCGCGCCGCGCGCTTTTCCATCGACGATGAGGAAGTGAAGCCCTATTTCCAGCTCGACCTCATGATCGAAGCGGCGTTCGATTGCGCAACGCGCCTGTTCGGTCTCACCTTCAGCGAGCGCACGGACATCCCGATCTATCATCCGGATGTCCGCACCTGGGAAGTCAAAGACGCATCCGGGAAACATATCGGCATTTTCCTCGGCGATTATTTTGCACGGTCCTCCAAGCATTCCGGCGCCTGGATGTCGGCCTTCCGCAGCCAGGAAAAGCTGCGCGCCGATATCCGCCCCATCATCGTCAATGTGATGAACTTCTCGAAGCCGCCGGAAGGCAAGCCGGCGCTTCTGACCATGGACGATGCACGCACGCTCTTCCATGAATTCGGCCATGGCCTGCACGGCCTCCTCTCGGACGTGACCTATCCGCTGATTTCCGGCACGAGCGTCGCGCGCGATTTCGTCGAACTGCCATCGCAGCTTTACGAACACTGGCTCGAAGAACCGGAAGTTCTGCGCCGCTTTGCGGTGCATGCGGCGACGGGCAAACCCATTCCGGAATCCCTGCTCGACAAGCTTCTCGCCGCACGGCGCTTCTCACAGGGCTTTGCGACAGTCGAATACACATCCTCCGCGCTGGTCGACCTTGAGTTTCATCTGCTGAAGGATGCGAAGGGCCTCGACCCGATCCGGTTCGAGAAGGATGTGCTCGCGCGCATCGGCATGCCGAAGGAGATCACCATGCGGCACAGGACGCCGCATTTTCAGCACATCTTCTCCGGCGGATATTCGGCCGGTTACTATTCATATCTCTGGTCGGAAGTGCTCGATGCGGATGCGTTCGCGGCCTTCAAGGAAAAGGGCGACATCTTCGACAAGGAGACCGCGAAAAAGCTGCGCGACTTCATCTATGCCGCGGGTGGCAGGCAGGATCCGCACGAGGCCTATCGCGCTTTCCGCGGCCACGATCCGTCGCCCGAAGCTCTCTTGAAAAAGCGCGGCCTCGACACCGCGCTGACGGACGCGGAAGTTTAG
- a CDS encoding ABC transporter permease — translation MNIYAIRAIYKFEMARAFRTLWQSIVSPVISTSLYFVVFGAAIGAHMAEMGGVAYGAFIVPGLIMLTLLTTSISNASFGIYFPKFTGTIYEILSAPVSAFEIVAGYVGAAATKSIIIGLITLATAWAFVDFSIEHPLVMILFLVLTSITFALFGFVIGVWADGFEKLQFIPLLVVTPLTFLGGSFYSIDMLPPFWRAVSLFNPVVYLINGFRWSFFGTSDVHVGISLAMTGVFLAICIGFVTWIFRTGYRLKN, via the coding sequence ATGAACATCTACGCCATCCGCGCGATCTATAAATTCGAGATGGCGCGCGCCTTCCGCACGCTCTGGCAGTCCATCGTCTCGCCGGTGATTTCGACCTCGCTCTATTTCGTCGTCTTCGGCGCCGCCATCGGCGCGCATATGGCGGAGATGGGCGGCGTTGCCTATGGCGCGTTCATCGTGCCCGGCCTCATCATGCTGACGCTGCTGACGACCTCAATTTCGAACGCCAGCTTCGGTATCTATTTCCCGAAATTCACCGGCACGATTTACGAAATTCTCTCGGCGCCGGTCTCGGCCTTTGAGATCGTCGCGGGCTATGTCGGCGCAGCGGCGACGAAATCGATCATCATCGGACTGATCACGCTCGCGACTGCCTGGGCGTTCGTCGATTTTTCGATCGAGCATCCGCTGGTGATGATCCTCTTCCTCGTTCTGACCTCGATCACCTTCGCGCTGTTCGGCTTCGTCATCGGCGTGTGGGCCGACGGCTTCGAGAAGCTGCAATTCATTCCGCTGCTTGTGGTAACGCCTTTGACATTCCTCGGCGGCAGTTTCTATTCGATCGACATGCTGCCCCCCTTCTGGCGGGCGGTCAGCCTGTTCAACCCCGTCGTCTATCTGATCAACGGTTTCCGCTGGAGCTTCTTCGGCACGTCCGATGTCCATGTCGGCATCAGCCTTGCGATGACGGGCGTGTTCCTCGCCATCTGCATCGGCTTCGTCACCTGGATCTTCCGCACCGGCTACCGGCTGAAGAACTAA
- a CDS encoding ABC transporter ATP-binding protein, which yields MQPILSVSGLQKTYASGFQALKGIDLDIRRGEIFALLGPNGAGKSTLINIICGVVNPSAGTITADGHDIISDYRAARKKIGLVPQELTTDAFETVWATVSFSRGLFGKPRNDAHIEKILKQLSLWEKKDQKIMTLSGGMKRRVMIAKALSHEPDILFLDEPSAGVDVELRRDMWEVVRALREGGVTVILTTHYIQEAEEMADRIGVINHGEIILVEEKAALMKKLGKKQLTLQLHDPIAAVPDQLSGFPLERTEDGQTLVYTFDSSKEQANIAELLKRVDEAGITVTDLQTRQSSLEEIFVDLVRRK from the coding sequence TTGCAACCCATTCTTTCAGTTTCCGGTCTTCAGAAGACCTATGCGAGCGGCTTTCAGGCGCTGAAGGGCATCGATCTCGATATCCGCCGCGGCGAAATCTTCGCGCTGCTCGGACCGAACGGCGCCGGCAAGTCGACGCTGATCAATATCATTTGCGGCGTCGTCAATCCGTCGGCCGGCACGATCACCGCCGACGGGCACGACATCATCTCTGACTACAGAGCCGCGCGGAAAAAGATCGGCCTTGTGCCGCAGGAGCTGACGACGGATGCGTTCGAAACCGTCTGGGCGACGGTGAGTTTTTCCCGCGGTCTGTTCGGCAAGCCGCGCAACGACGCGCATATCGAAAAAATCCTGAAACAGCTGTCGCTCTGGGAAAAGAAAGATCAGAAAATCATGACGCTGTCGGGCGGCATGAAGCGGCGCGTGATGATTGCCAAGGCCTTGTCGCACGAGCCGGACATTCTCTTTCTCGACGAGCCGAGCGCCGGCGTCGATGTCGAGCTAAGGCGCGACATGTGGGAGGTCGTGCGCGCGCTGCGCGAAGGCGGCGTCACCGTGATCCTGACGACCCATTACATCCAGGAAGCCGAAGAGATGGCTGACCGGATCGGCGTCATCAATCACGGCGAGATCATTCTTGTCGAAGAAAAAGCCGCGCTGATGAAAAAGCTCGGCAAGAAGCAGCTGACGCTGCAACTGCACGATCCGATCGCCGCGGTGCCCGATCAGCTTTCCGGTTTTCCTCTTGAGCGTACGGAGGACGGCCAGACGCTCGTCTACACATTCGACAGCAGCAAGGAGCAGGCGAACATCGCCGAGCTTTTAAAGCGCGTCGATGAAGCGGGCATCACCGTTACCGATCTGCAGACCCGCCAGTCCTCGCTTGAGGAAATTTTCGTCGATCTCGTGAGGCGCAAATGA
- a CDS encoding protamine-2 (modular protein), producing the protein MDRRLFLTGLLGVAGTAALAAALPNPAGAATGDPLEDLRPPRPDDMPEWEVAEAPVDEGEQYAWHHGHPHHHRRRRRRRYRRWRRRCWWRYGRRICRRAPYFIWGWY; encoded by the coding sequence ATGGACAGACGTCTATTTCTGACCGGACTACTCGGCGTAGCAGGCACAGCCGCTCTTGCGGCCGCCCTGCCCAACCCGGCCGGCGCCGCGACTGGCGATCCTCTCGAAGACCTCCGGCCCCCACGCCCCGACGACATGCCGGAATGGGAAGTGGCGGAAGCACCCGTGGATGAAGGCGAACAATATGCCTGGCATCACGGCCATCCGCACCACCACCGCAGACGCCGCCGCCGCCGTTATCGCCGCTGGCGCCGCCGCTGCTGGTGGCGTTATGGCCGCCGCATCTGCCGGCGCGCCCCGTATTTTATCTGGGGCTGGTACTAA
- a CDS encoding ribonuclease D, with translation MTFRLHRGDLPDGLTFKGAVAIDTETLGLNPHRDRLCLVQISSGDGTADLVQILPGQTRAPNLEALFRDRSVLKLFHFARFDLAVLFKTFGVMPEPVWCTKIASKLVRTYTDRHGLKDLVRELLGVEISKQQQSSDWGADSLTDSQLAYAASDVLYLHALKTQLEALLIREGRGALAEACYAFLPIRSALDLTGFAEDDIFAHS, from the coding sequence ATGACCTTTCGGCTCCATCGCGGCGATCTTCCCGACGGCCTCACCTTCAAGGGTGCGGTCGCCATCGATACGGAAACCCTGGGGCTCAATCCCCACCGCGACCGCCTCTGCCTCGTACAGATTTCCTCGGGCGACGGCACCGCCGATCTCGTCCAGATACTGCCGGGACAGACCCGCGCGCCCAATCTCGAAGCGCTGTTCCGCGACCGGTCGGTGCTGAAGCTCTTCCATTTCGCTCGCTTCGATCTCGCCGTCCTATTCAAGACCTTCGGCGTCATGCCGGAACCTGTCTGGTGCACGAAGATCGCGTCCAAGCTGGTGCGCACCTATACCGACCGCCACGGCCTGAAAGATCTCGTGCGCGAATTGCTCGGCGTTGAAATCTCCAAACAGCAGCAGAGTTCGGATTGGGGCGCCGACAGCCTGACCGACAGCCAGCTCGCTTACGCCGCATCGGACGTGCTGTATCTGCACGCCCTGAAGACCCAGCTCGAAGCTCTTCTTATCCGCGAAGGCCGCGGCGCGCTGGCGGAGGCTTGCTATGCCTTCCTGCCGATCCGCTCGGCGCTCGATCTGACGGGCTTTGCCGAAGACGACATCTTCGCGCATTCGTAA
- the lptA gene encoding lipopolysaccharide transport periplasmic protein LptA: protein MNRILLSLLAALLVSAPVLAQEGVTSAFEGFSGRGEQPVNIEADRLDVQELEQTATFAGNVVVVQGASKLRANKLTIFYEKGGGDEQAQKAAPQGDVVTGRQIKRLEADGNVIVTSGEQKATGNRGVFNMASNTAQLIGDVVVTQGPNILKGDVLHVDLTTQTSRVESKSGRVQGTFGKTAPKPGAPGTAPAPQRIAPTQ, encoded by the coding sequence GTGAACCGCATTTTACTTTCTCTTCTCGCAGCCCTTCTCGTGAGCGCGCCCGTGCTCGCGCAGGAAGGCGTCACCTCGGCGTTCGAAGGCTTCAGTGGCCGCGGCGAGCAGCCGGTCAATATCGAAGCCGACCGCCTCGATGTGCAGGAACTCGAACAGACCGCGACGTTTGCCGGCAATGTCGTCGTCGTGCAGGGCGCCTCGAAGCTCCGCGCCAACAAGCTGACGATTTTTTATGAGAAGGGCGGCGGCGACGAGCAGGCGCAGAAAGCCGCGCCGCAAGGCGATGTCGTTACAGGTCGCCAGATCAAGCGGCTGGAAGCCGACGGCAATGTGATTGTGACCTCGGGCGAACAGAAAGCGACCGGCAATCGCGGCGTTTTCAATATGGCGTCGAACACCGCGCAGCTGATCGGCGATGTCGTCGTCACGCAGGGCCCGAATATTCTGAAAGGCGATGTTCTGCATGTCGACCTGACGACGCAGACATCGCGCGTCGAGAGCAAGAGCGGACGCGTTCAAGGCACTTTCGGCAAAACCGCGCCGAAGCCGGGGGCGCCGGGAACGGCGCCCGCGCCGCAGCGGATCGCACCGACGCAATGA
- the lptB gene encoding LPS export ABC transporter ATP-binding protein → MNMMFWKSRKSKLPRGAQGKPPMAGAGWLVAHGLVKSYGGRTVVQGVSVAVKRGESVGILGPNGAGKTTTFYMVTGLVSADGGRIELNGQDVTDLPMYRRARLGIGYLPQEASIFRGLTVEENIKAVLEIVEPDGKKRAASLDKLIEEFGLRRLRKSPAIALSGGERRRVEIARALASNPDFMLLDEPFAGVDPIAVNDIRILVGYLTQRNIGVLITDHNVRETLSLVDRAYIIHSGRVLMHGTPEEIVENPDVRRLYLGQEFRL, encoded by the coding sequence ATGAACATGATGTTCTGGAAGAGCCGCAAATCGAAACTGCCCCGCGGCGCGCAGGGCAAGCCGCCAATGGCCGGCGCGGGCTGGCTTGTCGCGCATGGTCTCGTCAAAAGCTATGGCGGCCGCACCGTCGTTCAGGGCGTCAGCGTTGCGGTCAAACGCGGCGAGTCCGTCGGCATTCTCGGACCGAACGGCGCCGGCAAGACGACGACCTTTTATATGGTCACCGGCCTCGTCTCGGCCGATGGCGGCCGCATCGAGCTCAACGGCCAGGACGTCACCGATCTTCCGATGTATCGCCGTGCCCGGCTCGGCATCGGCTATCTGCCGCAGGAGGCCTCGATCTTCCGCGGCCTCACGGTCGAGGAGAACATCAAGGCCGTGCTCGAAATCGTCGAGCCGGACGGCAAGAAGCGGGCGGCAAGCCTCGACAAGCTGATCGAGGAATTCGGCCTCCGCCGGCTCCGGAAGTCTCCCGCCATCGCTCTGTCGGGCGGCGAGCGTCGGCGTGTTGAGATCGCCCGGGCGCTCGCCTCAAATCCCGATTTCATGCTCCTCGACGAGCCCTTTGCCGGCGTCGATCCGATCGCGGTCAACGACATCCGGATACTCGTGGGCTATCTGACGCAGCGAAATATCGGTGTATTGATCACTGACCACAACGTCCGCGAGACCTTAAGTCTCGTCGATCGGGCCTATATTATTCATTCCGGACGGGTACTTATGCACGGGACGCCGGAAGAGATCGTCGAAAACCCGGACGTGCGGCGCCTTTACCTAGGTCAGGAATTCCGGCTGTAA
- the rpoN gene encoding RNA polymerase factor sigma-54 produces the protein MSLSPKLLLRQSQSLVMTPQLMQAIKLLQLSSLDLQAYIATEIEQNPLLERAEGDAGPAEPETADGPDSPVIETGEARDGDWMETRLPESRADIEERMDTDLGNVFQDEAPMAMGGGETYTASAWSGVGSGGDGEGESSLEAFASSDLGLHDHLEAQLSLATSDTAQRFIGRSIIDCIDDTGYLTEPLSEIAERLAIPLPQAEAVLKMIHAMDPPGVGARSLEECLSIQLRDRNRFDPAMQALVKNLDLLAKRDLQQLKKLCGVDGEDLVDMIAEIRQLTPKPGLAFGGSPVQSVIPDVIVRAAPDGTWFIELNAETLPRVLVNQSYYAKVSRTAKNQGEKAFLAECLQTANWLTRSLEQRARTILKVSSEIVRQQDAFLTHGVHFLRPMNLRAVADAISMHESTVSRVTANKYIATPRGTFEMKYFFTAAIASTGRAEAHSAEAVRHRIKEMIDAEQASDVLSDDAIVQALRDSGVDIARRTVAKYREAMGIASSVQRRREKVTPL, from the coding sequence ATGTCCTTGTCCCCAAAGCTCCTCCTGCGGCAAAGCCAGTCTCTGGTTATGACCCCGCAGCTGATGCAGGCAATCAAGCTCCTGCAGCTGTCGAGCCTTGATCTCCAGGCCTATATCGCGACCGAAATCGAGCAGAACCCGCTTCTGGAACGTGCCGAGGGCGATGCCGGCCCGGCCGAACCCGAGACCGCCGACGGCCCCGATAGCCCGGTCATCGAGACGGGCGAGGCGCGCGACGGCGATTGGATGGAAACCCGCCTCCCCGAAAGCCGTGCCGACATCGAAGAGCGGATGGACACCGATCTCGGCAATGTTTTCCAGGACGAAGCGCCGATGGCGATGGGCGGCGGCGAAACCTATACGGCCTCGGCCTGGTCGGGCGTCGGTTCCGGCGGCGATGGCGAAGGCGAAAGCTCGCTCGAGGCGTTTGCGAGTTCCGATCTCGGCCTGCACGACCATCTTGAAGCGCAGCTTTCGCTCGCGACCTCCGACACCGCGCAGCGCTTTATCGGCCGCAGCATCATCGATTGCATCGACGACACCGGCTACCTCACCGAGCCTCTCAGCGAAATCGCCGAGCGCCTCGCCATTCCGCTGCCGCAGGCGGAAGCCGTTCTGAAAATGATCCATGCGATGGACCCGCCGGGTGTCGGCGCGCGCTCGCTGGAAGAATGCCTGTCGATCCAGCTGCGCGATCGCAACCGTTTCGACCCGGCCATGCAGGCTCTGGTGAAAAACCTCGACCTTTTGGCAAAGCGCGATCTACAGCAGCTGAAAAAGCTGTGCGGCGTCGACGGCGAGGATCTCGTCGACATGATCGCCGAGATCCGTCAGCTGACGCCCAAGCCCGGCCTTGCCTTCGGCGGCTCGCCCGTACAATCGGTCATTCCCGATGTCATCGTGCGCGCGGCGCCGGACGGCACATGGTTCATCGAGCTGAACGCCGAGACGCTGCCGCGCGTCCTCGTCAATCAAAGTTATTACGCCAAGGTCTCTCGCACGGCCAAGAATCAGGGCGAGAAAGCCTTCCTCGCCGAATGTCTGCAAACGGCGAACTGGCTGACGCGCAGCCTCGAACAGCGCGCGCGCACCATTCTCAAAGTATCTTCGGAAATCGTCCGCCAGCAGGACGCGTTTCTTACACACGGCGTCCATTTTCTGCGGCCGATGAATCTGCGCGCCGTGGCGGATGCTATTTCGATGCACGAATCGACGGTGAGCCGCGTCACCGCCAACAAATATATCGCGACGCCGCGCGGCACTTTTGAAATGAAATACTTCTTTACAGCCGCAATTGCCTCTACCGGCCGCGCCGAGGCGCATTCGGCCGAAGCCGTGCGCCACCGCATCAAGGAAATGATCGATGCGGAACAGGCCTCCGACGTCCTGTCGGACGATGCGATCGTTCAGGCTCTTAGGGATTCAGGCGTCGATATCGCCCGCCGCACGGTTGCCAAATACCGGGAGGCCATGGGGATAGCCTCCTCGGTCCAGAGGCGGCGGGAAAAGGTTACCCCTCTCTGA
- the ptsN gene encoding PTS IIA-like nitrogen regulatory protein PtsN has protein sequence MLSDLLAPDAVLPTLKVNSKKQAIQELAEKAAALAGLPEREIFETLLQRERLGSTGVGNGIAIPHGKLPKIGRLFGLFARLERPIDFDALDSEPVDLVFLLLAPEAAGADHLKALARVARVLRDPQTAAKLRATRDAAALHALLTQPAASNAA, from the coding sequence ATGTTGAGTGATCTACTGGCGCCCGACGCAGTCCTTCCGACGCTCAAGGTGAACTCGAAGAAGCAGGCCATCCAGGAGCTCGCCGAAAAAGCGGCGGCGCTCGCGGGATTGCCGGAGCGCGAAATTTTCGAGACCCTCCTGCAGCGCGAACGCCTCGGCTCTACCGGGGTGGGCAATGGCATCGCCATTCCGCACGGCAAGCTGCCGAAGATCGGCCGCCTGTTCGGCCTGTTCGCGCGCCTTGAACGCCCGATCGATTTCGATGCGCTCGACTCGGAGCCGGTCGATCTCGTTTTCCTGCTGCTCGCTCCGGAAGCGGCCGGCGCCGATCATCTGAAAGCTCTGGCGCGCGTTGCCCGCGTGCTGCGCGATCCGCAGACGGCGGCCAAGCTTCGCGCCACGCGCGATGCGGCGGCGCTGCACGCTCTCCTGACGCAGCCGGCGGCATCCAACGCCGCGTAA
- a CDS encoding response regulator codes for MRSVLVVEDEALIALDLACSIEQLGYKVLGPASNGEDARRIASREAPDLLLMDVSIQGKADGIDTARAITEKTPAKVIFLTAHTDLATRRRAEEMRPAAFLTKPYTARHIQTILEAAFAAA; via the coding sequence ATGCGCAGCGTCCTTGTCGTTGAAGATGAAGCCCTGATTGCCCTGGATCTCGCCTGCTCGATCGAGCAGCTGGGTTACAAGGTGCTGGGGCCTGCCTCCAACGGCGAGGACGCTCGTCGCATCGCGTCGCGCGAGGCGCCCGATCTTCTGTTGATGGACGTTTCCATTCAGGGGAAGGCTGACGGCATCGACACGGCGCGCGCCATTACCGAGAAAACTCCGGCGAAGGTGATCTTCCTCACCGCGCACACCGATCTCGCAACGCGCCGCCGGGCCGAAGAGATGCGCCCCGCCGCTTTCCTGACCAAGCCCTACACGGCGCGGCACATACAGACAATTCTCGAAGCCGCCTTCGCCGCCGCCTGA